A part of Terriglobus roseus genomic DNA contains:
- a CDS encoding vitamin K epoxide reductase family protein: MRLLRVLIALLAVAGTVVSILALRVHMMDPNAAPPCAVTEQWDCGTVNHSRFAVFPARGFDEDPNSKGHIPVATIGIIGYVLIAILALLGRDFLTFEAAQIGCFCALILTYLEKYVIEKWCIYCVWSQSIIAAIVLLSALNFWIANRDKARTGLHIRAI, from the coding sequence ATGCGTCTTCTTCGCGTGTTGATTGCCCTGCTCGCCGTTGCCGGAACGGTCGTCTCCATCCTTGCCCTGCGCGTCCACATGATGGACCCCAACGCCGCGCCACCCTGCGCCGTCACAGAGCAGTGGGACTGCGGCACCGTCAACCACTCGCGCTTCGCCGTCTTCCCCGCGCGCGGCTTCGATGAAGACCCCAACAGCAAGGGCCATATCCCCGTCGCCACCATCGGCATCATCGGCTACGTTCTGATCGCCATCCTCGCGCTCCTGGGCCGCGACTTCCTCACCTTTGAAGCCGCACAGATCGGCTGCTTCTGCGCACTGATCCTCACCTATCTTGAAAAGTATGTGATTGAGAAGTGGTGCATCTACTGCGTCTGGTCGCAGAGCATCATCGCAGCCATCGTTCTGCTCTCCGCACTGAACTTCTGGATCGCCAATCGCGACAAAGCGCGTACCGGGCTCCACATTCGCGCCATCTAA
- the aroE gene encoding shikimate dehydrogenase: MPAHVITPESLHQRAGRICVAVSSPEMFSLAEQTLPDCRFLEFRLDSVPDPAAQLPQLRKFLAEHPEVTAVATCRRQPYGGGFQGTAQQQIDILAEAAAAGCQLVDIETETAEELGIAALDTLRANGAAVILSWHDFQGTPALAPELDRMAPFAPDFRKIVPTATTITEALQLIDLLETHGTDGRLIAMSMGFRGTLTRVLGPRFGSLFTFASPEGNAGTAPGQVSISTLQELYRAESITPETAIYAVAGLPITGSLSPCMHNTAFRTAKRNAVYIPLETDIPAELLAVVDRLNIRGLSVTMPLKETILPHLAISDTAVQQMQTSNTLVKTTEGFAGYNTDVPGIVGPLQRVLPLEGAKILILGAGGAARAAVFGLRDAGAHVYLLNRTHARAEALATEAGVHAIRREDLAAHTFDAIINSTPYGMKNQAMEAPIAADEMRGKVFFDLVYNPIETPLLQLAQHNGLYVIPGVEMFVEQGVRQFTLWTGEPAPREAMQWAVVEALS, from the coding sequence ATGCCTGCGCACGTCATCACACCGGAATCCCTGCACCAACGCGCCGGACGCATCTGCGTCGCTGTCTCCAGCCCGGAAATGTTCTCGCTCGCCGAACAGACGCTTCCGGACTGCCGTTTCCTCGAGTTCCGTCTCGATTCCGTGCCCGACCCCGCAGCGCAACTGCCGCAACTACGCAAGTTCCTCGCTGAACATCCTGAAGTGACGGCCGTAGCCACCTGTCGTCGCCAGCCCTACGGCGGAGGCTTCCAGGGCACCGCGCAGCAGCAAATCGACATCCTCGCAGAAGCCGCAGCAGCAGGCTGCCAGCTCGTCGACATCGAGACGGAAACCGCCGAAGAACTCGGCATCGCAGCGCTCGACACGCTCCGCGCCAACGGCGCCGCAGTCATCCTCTCCTGGCACGACTTCCAGGGCACACCCGCGCTCGCGCCCGAACTCGATCGCATGGCCCCCTTCGCGCCGGACTTCCGCAAGATTGTCCCCACCGCGACAACCATCACGGAAGCTCTGCAACTCATCGACCTGCTCGAAACCCACGGCACCGATGGCCGACTCATCGCCATGAGCATGGGCTTCCGCGGCACACTCACACGCGTCCTCGGCCCACGCTTCGGCTCACTCTTCACCTTCGCCTCGCCGGAAGGCAACGCAGGCACCGCGCCCGGTCAGGTCAGCATCTCCACGCTGCAAGAGCTCTACCGCGCAGAGTCCATCACACCGGAAACCGCGATCTACGCAGTAGCAGGCCTGCCCATCACGGGCTCGCTCTCACCGTGCATGCACAACACCGCGTTCCGTACGGCAAAGCGCAACGCGGTATACATCCCGCTTGAAACCGACATCCCCGCAGAACTCCTCGCAGTGGTCGATCGCCTCAACATCCGCGGCCTCAGCGTCACCATGCCGCTTAAGGAAACCATCCTGCCGCACCTCGCAATCAGCGACACCGCAGTGCAGCAGATGCAGACCAGCAACACCCTCGTGAAAACCACCGAAGGCTTCGCCGGATACAACACCGACGTCCCCGGCATCGTTGGTCCATTGCAACGTGTACTTCCCCTCGAGGGCGCAAAGATTCTCATCCTCGGCGCAGGTGGAGCAGCACGCGCTGCCGTCTTCGGCCTCCGCGATGCAGGCGCACACGTCTACCTGCTGAACCGCACCCACGCACGAGCAGAAGCCCTCGCAACAGAAGCCGGCGTCCACGCCATTCGCCGCGAAGACCTCGCCGCACACACCTTCGACGCCATCATCAACAGCACGCCCTACGGCATGAAGAATCAGGCGATGGAAGCGCCCATCGCCGCAGACGAAATGCGCGGCAAAGTCTTCTTCGACCTCGTCTACAACCCAATCGAAACACCGCTACTGCAACTCGCGCAGCACAACGGTCTGTACGTCATCCCCGGCGTGGAGATGTTCGTGGAACAAGGCGTCCGTCAATTCACGTTATGGACAGGCGAACCCGCCCCGCGCGAAGCCATGCAATGGGCCGTTGTCGAAGCCCTTTCGTAA
- a CDS encoding single-stranded DNA-binding protein codes for MAKGVNKVILLGNVGKDPEMRATQGGTVVANFTLATADRQKDQTGNWVDKTEWHNLIAFGRTAEIVRDYVKKGSQLYIEGKIQTRSWDDKESGQKKYRTEIIVNDMSLLGGRAGGEGGGQYSGGRSSGGYSQGGGNYGNTTSFDQRTPQNDFANEGITDDDIPF; via the coding sequence ATGGCTAAGGGCGTAAATAAGGTAATTCTGCTGGGAAATGTAGGCAAAGACCCGGAGATGCGGGCGACCCAAGGCGGCACCGTGGTGGCAAACTTCACGTTGGCTACGGCCGATCGTCAGAAGGACCAGACTGGCAACTGGGTGGATAAGACCGAGTGGCACAACCTGATTGCGTTTGGCCGCACGGCGGAGATTGTTCGCGACTACGTGAAAAAGGGATCGCAGCTCTACATTGAGGGCAAGATCCAGACGCGTTCCTGGGACGACAAGGAAAGCGGCCAGAAGAAGTACCGTACCGAGATCATTGTGAATGACATGTCGCTCCTGGGTGGACGCGCCGGTGGTGAAGGCGGTGGCCAGTATTCTGGCGGTCGCAGCAGCGGCGGTTACAGCCAGGGCGGCGGAAATTACGGCAATACCACCAGCTTCGATCAGCGCACACCGCAGAACGACTTTGCCAATGAAGGCATTACGGACGACGATATCCCGTTCTAA
- the cyaY gene encoding iron donor protein CyaY, which translates to MVDEQTFRRDSDTALEQLKQRLIDGEDLGGYETEENNGVLNIIFDAPKAKFVFTPNTPVRQIWISALSTSFKLDWAEGKFVLPKTGEDLDVLTERLIKEHTDDDTFEL; encoded by the coding sequence ATGGTGGATGAACAGACCTTTCGACGTGATTCCGATACGGCTCTCGAACAGCTTAAGCAGCGCCTGATTGATGGCGAAGACCTGGGCGGCTATGAGACGGAAGAGAACAATGGCGTGTTGAACATCATCTTCGACGCGCCCAAGGCGAAGTTTGTGTTCACTCCGAACACACCGGTGCGACAGATTTGGATTTCCGCGCTCTCGACCAGCTTCAAGCTGGATTGGGCGGAAGGAAAATTTGTGCTGCCGAAGACGGGCGAAGATCTGGATGTGCTCACGGAACGCTTGATCAAAGAGCACACGGACGACGATACGTTCGAGCTGTAA
- the pgeF gene encoding peptidoglycan editing factor PgeF yields the protein MTAARKKPAATKKPTAEYLESPEAIAAVDDILGAIGLTHGTRATRRNTWNEGARRLVGKKADLAQKAAVTPKENPKPLFAENLSAAESLVHGFSTRTGGVTRVYRPHLPKNLGDLNLGFTAHDEPENVRTNRTRYLKSIKASRFHSFGMLHQFHSPIVRTIASSTEATDDFLAPAKHKADAMLTDVPGVLLTVQIADCVPVLVFDPKRRAIGAFHAGWRGTLARIVERGIGTMRRQYGSDPADLIAAIGPSIGPGSYSVSEDIRYEFSSQFAYVDTLFKDVYDLGPIREKYPNLFLTARAPGHSPLGPLLHLNLWEANRRQLMDAGLKEKNISVLEEDTAADTGRFFSHRAEDGFTGRMMASIGMSK from the coding sequence GTGACCGCAGCACGTAAGAAACCCGCAGCAACGAAGAAGCCCACCGCCGAGTATCTGGAGTCCCCCGAAGCCATCGCCGCCGTCGATGACATCCTGGGAGCCATCGGCCTCACCCACGGCACCCGCGCCACCCGCCGCAACACGTGGAACGAAGGCGCACGCCGTCTCGTGGGCAAAAAGGCAGACCTCGCCCAAAAAGCCGCCGTCACTCCCAAGGAAAACCCCAAGCCACTCTTCGCAGAAAACCTCAGTGCTGCTGAATCGCTCGTACACGGCTTCTCCACGCGCACCGGCGGCGTCACCCGCGTCTATCGCCCGCATCTGCCCAAGAATCTGGGCGACCTGAACCTCGGCTTTACCGCGCATGACGAACCGGAAAACGTCCGCACCAACCGCACGCGCTACCTGAAGAGCATCAAGGCCAGCCGCTTCCACAGCTTCGGCATGCTCCACCAGTTTCACTCGCCCATCGTGCGCACCATCGCATCGTCGACAGAAGCGACCGATGACTTCCTTGCACCCGCAAAGCACAAGGCCGACGCCATGCTCACCGACGTCCCCGGCGTTCTGCTCACGGTGCAAATTGCCGATTGTGTCCCGGTCCTCGTCTTCGACCCCAAGCGTCGCGCCATCGGTGCCTTCCATGCAGGCTGGCGAGGCACACTCGCACGTATCGTCGAACGCGGCATCGGCACCATGCGCCGCCAGTACGGCAGCGACCCCGCAGACCTCATCGCAGCCATCGGCCCATCCATCGGCCCCGGCAGCTACTCCGTCAGCGAAGACATCCGTTACGAGTTCTCATCGCAATTCGCCTACGTCGACACGCTCTTCAAAGACGTCTACGACCTCGGCCCCATCCGCGAGAAGTATCCGAACCTCTTCCTCACGGCACGCGCACCCGGCCACTCACCACTCGGCCCGCTGCTTCACCTGAATCTGTGGGAGGCTAACCGCCGCCAACTCATGGACGCAGGCCTGAAGGAAAAGAACATCAGCGTGCTCGAAGAAGACACCGCAGCCGATACCGGCCGCTTCTTCTCTCACCGCGCAGAAGACGGCTTCACAGGCCGCATGATGGCCTCCATCGGCATGTCAAAGTAG
- a CDS encoding DUF420 domain-containing protein: MTANTQTIPEQERIKTPPSIIATILGVSAVASLFLFWLVYYHAPADTNHTKLLFLPSLNAVFNGLSAIALVIGFAYVKQRKIKQHRAAMFTAFIFSTLFLVSYILNHALHGEYRLPIAHTGLLWNTYWPMLLSHIVLSVVALPMILITFFLSLTQRFPQHKKLARWTFPIWLYVSVTGVLVAVIQAVVHG, translated from the coding sequence ATGACTGCCAACACGCAAACCATTCCCGAGCAGGAACGCATCAAGACGCCGCCGTCCATCATCGCGACCATCCTTGGCGTCTCTGCCGTGGCAAGCCTCTTCCTTTTCTGGCTGGTCTACTATCACGCTCCCGCCGACACCAACCACACCAAGCTTCTCTTCCTGCCCTCACTGAACGCCGTCTTCAACGGCCTCAGCGCCATCGCGCTCGTCATCGGCTTTGCGTACGTGAAACAGCGCAAGATCAAGCAGCACCGCGCCGCAATGTTCACGGCGTTCATCTTCTCCACGCTGTTTCTGGTCAGCTACATCCTGAACCACGCATTGCATGGTGAATACCGCTTGCCCATCGCGCACACCGGCCTGCTCTGGAACACTTACTGGCCCATGCTGCTGTCGCACATCGTACTCAGCGTCGTTGCGCTGCCCATGATCCTGATCACGTTCTTCCTGTCGCTCACGCAGCGCTTCCCGCAGCATAAGAAACTTGCGCGCTGGACCTTCCCCATCTGGCTCTACGTCTCCGTCACCGGCGTTCTGGTCGCTGTCATTCAGGCGGTCGTTCACGGATGA
- the cyoE gene encoding heme o synthase: MVTAASISATQSARRSTLFADYKELVKPRVTLMVMITAAAGFYLGCLRSGISPFNTQFLEAMIGMAVVTAGSGTLNQVIERRTDAMMPRTASRPMAAERISFAHGLILGMLCIVLGSAFLAVTTNLITSMLTLLTAISYVAIYTPLKRISMVATFVGAFPGALPPLIGWTAARGFIEWPAVALFAILFVWQFPHFEAIGWLYRADYAKAGIRVTAVAKPGGVATAAQALFYAVVMIPVSLWPVYLGTAGWIYGVIAIVLGLAYLWYTLKFVRITRDLPPAESRKIARDLLKISVIYLPLLLAAMMLNAQGRIFF; this comes from the coding sequence ATGGTCACTGCAGCATCCATATCGGCCACGCAGAGTGCTCGTCGCAGCACCCTCTTCGCCGACTATAAGGAGCTGGTAAAGCCGCGCGTCACCCTCATGGTGATGATTACCGCAGCAGCGGGTTTCTACCTCGGCTGCCTGCGTTCCGGCATCAGCCCCTTCAACACGCAATTCCTCGAAGCCATGATCGGTATGGCCGTGGTCACCGCGGGGTCCGGCACGCTGAACCAGGTCATCGAGCGCCGGACCGACGCCATGATGCCGCGCACCGCCAGCCGTCCTATGGCTGCAGAACGCATCTCCTTCGCGCACGGCCTCATTCTGGGCATGCTCTGCATCGTGCTGGGCTCGGCGTTTCTCGCCGTCACGACGAATCTCATCACCAGCATGCTCACGCTGCTCACGGCCATCAGCTACGTCGCAATCTATACGCCGCTGAAGCGCATCAGCATGGTCGCCACCTTCGTGGGTGCATTCCCCGGCGCACTGCCTCCACTCATCGGCTGGACCGCCGCTCGCGGATTCATCGAGTGGCCCGCCGTCGCGCTGTTCGCCATCCTCTTCGTATGGCAGTTCCCTCACTTTGAAGCCATCGGCTGGCTCTATCGCGCCGACTACGCCAAGGCAGGCATCCGTGTCACGGCCGTCGCCAAACCCGGCGGCGTCGCCACCGCCGCACAGGCGCTCTTCTACGCGGTTGTGATGATCCCGGTCAGCCTGTGGCCCGTCTACCTCGGCACCGCTGGCTGGATCTACGGCGTCATCGCTATCGTTCTAGGCCTTGCCTACCTCTGGTACACGCTGAAGTTCGTTCGCATCACGCGCGATCTGCCACCCGCGGAATCCCGCAAGATCGCTCGTGACCTGCTCAAGATCAGCGTCATTTACCTTCCGCTTCTGCTGGCCGCCATGATGCTCAACGCGCAGGGCCGCATCTTCTTTTAA
- a CDS encoding AI-2E family transporter has translation MCKHRRPPLTDELQPAPQSADVQRADADTGFPSRDFRETRRHIVFTVSLLVLMGLFWKIRHVLGIVYVSGLLAVVLNPVVMKISRVQIRGRSMPKPFAVVALVVGIALGLFLLFWFGLPPVLNDFRNFLSDAPGRLPVLMARLQRIPMADKIGLTHLNDRLASTMETFAGYVFSSLPLWAEHLLDVLTASILCVYFILEGQQVYDYFLSLVVPKSRVRLANTLLVAEERVSRWLIGQLILMLLVAIYSIIAFRILNVRYFLLLGVLMGLTNIIPVAGNLVTIILVTLIAAADSFTKAGLVIAAYLIYIQLENAFLIPRIMKSSVDLMGVTVLISLLVGTAISGIPGALVAVPTAAIVVVFANEYLVQHEDPNRLSVLD, from the coding sequence ATTTGTAAACACCGGAGACCACCTCTGACTGACGAGCTTCAGCCCGCGCCACAGTCCGCCGACGTCCAGCGGGCCGATGCAGATACCGGCTTCCCCTCCCGCGATTTCCGTGAGACTCGCCGCCATATCGTCTTCACTGTCAGCCTGTTGGTGCTGATGGGACTCTTCTGGAAGATCCGCCACGTTCTGGGCATCGTCTATGTTTCGGGTCTCCTGGCCGTCGTCCTCAATCCGGTCGTCATGAAGATCAGCCGCGTCCAGATCCGCGGACGCAGCATGCCCAAACCCTTTGCCGTGGTCGCGCTTGTGGTGGGAATTGCGCTGGGATTGTTTCTTCTGTTCTGGTTCGGCTTACCGCCAGTTCTGAACGACTTCCGCAACTTCCTGTCCGATGCACCCGGACGCCTGCCTGTGCTGATGGCCCGCTTGCAGCGCATCCCCATGGCCGACAAGATCGGCCTCACCCACCTGAACGACCGCCTCGCCTCCACCATGGAGACCTTCGCGGGATACGTCTTCAGTTCCCTGCCGCTATGGGCAGAACATCTGCTGGACGTCCTCACCGCCTCCATCCTGTGCGTCTATTTCATTCTGGAAGGCCAGCAGGTGTACGACTACTTCCTTTCACTCGTCGTCCCCAAATCCCGCGTACGACTAGCCAACACGCTGCTCGTCGCGGAGGAGCGCGTCTCTCGCTGGCTGATCGGCCAGCTGATACTGATGCTCTTGGTGGCGATTTACAGCATCATCGCCTTCCGTATCCTCAACGTCCGCTACTTCCTGCTGCTCGGCGTCCTCATGGGATTGACCAACATCATCCCTGTGGCCGGCAATCTCGTGACCATCATCCTGGTGACCCTCATCGCCGCAGCCGACTCCTTCACCAAGGCGGGCCTCGTCATCGCCGCCTACCTCATCTACATCCAGCTTGAAAACGCCTTCCTGATCCCCCGCATCATGAAGTCCAGCGTGGACCTGATGGGCGTTACCGTCCTCATTTCGCTGCTCGTCGGCACCGCCATCAGCGGCATCCCCGGCGCCCTTGTCGCCGTGCCCACCGCTGCCATCGTGGTCGTCTTCGCGAATGAATACCTCGTCCAGCATGAAGACCCCAACCGCCTCTCCGTGCTCGATTAG
- a CDS encoding shikimate kinase — translation MTTLVAESAVTPAPTTLLTERIVLTGFMGAGKSTVGRLLAANLGWNFLDVDSLIERHSGTTIEEIFATHGEAEFRRRESAAIARSLGARNTVIALGGGAPEEITNRLLLEQTPNTTVVFLDAPFAVLFDRCVLQEGAAVRPNLQDPDAAAKRFQRRIPHYIRCSSHRIVTENLSIEQTVAAIRAQLL, via the coding sequence ATGACAACGCTCGTAGCCGAATCCGCCGTGACCCCAGCGCCCACCACCCTCCTTACCGAACGCATCGTCCTTACCGGCTTCATGGGTGCGGGCAAAAGCACCGTAGGCCGCCTCCTCGCCGCCAATCTGGGCTGGAACTTCCTCGACGTCGATTCACTGATCGAGCGCCACTCCGGCACCACCATCGAAGAGATCTTCGCCACACACGGCGAAGCCGAATTCCGACGCCGCGAATCCGCTGCCATCGCACGTAGCCTGGGCGCTCGCAACACCGTCATCGCCCTCGGCGGAGGAGCACCGGAAGAGATCACCAATCGCCTCCTGCTGGAACAGACCCCTAACACCACCGTCGTCTTCCTCGATGCACCCTTCGCCGTACTCTTCGACCGCTGCGTGTTGCAGGAAGGTGCCGCTGTCCGCCCGAATCTGCAGGACCCCGATGCTGCCGCAAAGCGCTTTCAGCGCCGCATCCCGCACTACATCCGCTGCTCGTCACACCGCATCGTCACGGAGAATCTGTCCATCGAGCAGACCGTAGCGGCCATCCGCGCGCAGTTACTCTAA
- a CDS encoding RNA polymerase sigma factor gives MEVQGYGMTQNNTTPVAGHFKRNPPIAGEADALERAKNGDPDAFSKLYALHKRRVYTLCLRMLGNVSEAEDMTQEAFLHLYRKLGSFRGESAFSTWLHRLTVNLVLMHLRKKGLQLVSLEETINPSEEDAPKRDFGSRDPRLSGSVDRVALERAVATLPPGYRLVFVLHDVEGYEHNEIAGMLECSTGNSKSQLHKARLKLREILRQNEQAALVQESK, from the coding sequence ATGGAAGTTCAGGGCTACGGAATGACACAAAACAATACGACCCCGGTTGCCGGGCACTTCAAGCGGAATCCCCCCATCGCTGGTGAGGCAGACGCTCTGGAGCGCGCAAAAAACGGCGACCCGGATGCTTTCTCCAAGTTGTATGCGCTGCATAAGCGGCGCGTGTACACCCTATGCCTGCGTATGCTGGGCAATGTTTCTGAGGCAGAGGATATGACGCAGGAGGCTTTCCTGCACCTCTACCGCAAACTCGGTTCTTTCCGCGGCGAAAGCGCATTCTCCACCTGGCTACACCGTCTCACGGTGAATCTGGTGCTGATGCATCTCCGCAAGAAGGGTCTTCAACTCGTCTCTCTGGAAGAGACCATCAACCCCTCAGAAGAAGACGCACCCAAGCGCGACTTCGGATCGCGCGACCCGCGTCTCTCCGGGTCCGTTGACCGCGTTGCTCTGGAACGCGCCGTAGCAACACTGCCTCCGGGATATCGCCTGGTCTTTGTGCTGCACGACGTTGAGGGATACGAACACAACGAGATTGCCGGAATGCTGGAATGCTCCACCGGCAACAGCAAGTCGCAGCTTCACAAGGCGCGGCTGAAACTGCGGGAAATTCTGCGGCAGAACGAACAGGCCGCCTTGGTGCAGGAGTCAAAATAA
- a CDS encoding putative quinol monooxygenase — protein sequence MTLRGGFLVCATMVAACVLLVQRSAMAAQQEGRLVRMAELTIDGEQLDAYRAALTEEITTSLRVEPGVLSLLAVAVKGHPNQIRILEIYRDDAAYRAHLLMPHFKKYKSETANMVKSLTLVETDPILLGTK from the coding sequence ATGACGCTGCGTGGTGGTTTCCTTGTTTGCGCGACGATGGTGGCCGCCTGTGTCCTGCTGGTGCAGCGATCTGCCATGGCTGCTCAGCAGGAAGGACGTTTGGTCCGAATGGCGGAACTCACGATTGACGGGGAACAACTGGACGCGTATCGGGCTGCGTTGACGGAGGAGATCACCACGTCGCTGCGTGTGGAGCCGGGCGTGCTCTCTTTACTCGCCGTGGCTGTCAAAGGGCATCCGAATCAAATCAGGATTCTGGAGATTTACCGTGACGACGCGGCGTACCGTGCTCACCTTTTGATGCCACATTTCAAGAAATATAAGAGCGAAACCGCGAACATGGTGAAGTCGCTCACGCTGGTTGAAACGGACCCGATTCTTCTGGGAACGAAGTAG
- a CDS encoding ThiF family adenylyltransferase, protein MTVVSSEAFSAEDRYSRQRLFPAIGAEGQRKLAAAHVVLVGCGATGAASAGLLARAGVGTLTIIDRDFVEPSNLQRQMLFTEADAAEALPKAEAARRRIADINADVTVNAHIADLTPANAATLLAGAHVILDATDNFETRYLINDFAIQTGTPWIYAAAIGSYAATMNIVPTGDFRTACLACIFPEPPGGTVETCDTAGILNTAVNFTASLQVTETLKLLTDQPSALRRTLLSFDLWTGERSEVQAGKPRATCEVCGRHNFRYLAGEGRPHITLCGRNSVQIHEHHRPVDFPSLAQRLSPLGNVRFNSMMLRFQHGEYTLSVFADGRTVIQGTSEVPRARALYARFIGS, encoded by the coding sequence GTGACAGTCGTTTCCAGCGAAGCATTTTCGGCAGAGGATCGCTACTCACGCCAGCGTCTCTTCCCTGCGATCGGTGCCGAGGGCCAAAGGAAACTCGCCGCAGCGCACGTCGTTCTTGTCGGCTGTGGTGCCACCGGAGCGGCTTCTGCGGGACTCCTTGCCCGCGCAGGTGTAGGCACACTCACCATCATCGACCGCGACTTCGTGGAGCCCTCCAACCTGCAGCGTCAAATGCTATTCACAGAAGCCGACGCAGCCGAAGCTCTTCCCAAAGCCGAAGCAGCACGCCGCCGCATCGCTGACATTAATGCTGATGTAACGGTCAACGCCCACATCGCTGACCTGACTCCCGCCAACGCTGCCACATTGCTGGCGGGCGCGCATGTCATCCTCGATGCCACAGACAACTTCGAAACGCGTTATCTGATCAACGACTTCGCCATCCAGACCGGCACTCCGTGGATTTACGCAGCCGCCATCGGTTCTTACGCGGCGACGATGAACATCGTCCCCACGGGCGATTTCCGCACAGCCTGTCTCGCCTGCATCTTCCCTGAGCCACCGGGAGGCACCGTGGAAACCTGCGATACCGCAGGCATCCTCAACACCGCAGTCAACTTCACAGCATCGTTGCAGGTAACGGAGACACTCAAGCTCCTCACCGACCAGCCTTCTGCATTGCGCCGCACACTGCTGTCATTCGATCTCTGGACCGGCGAACGCTCTGAGGTCCAGGCAGGCAAGCCACGCGCAACGTGCGAAGTCTGTGGTCGACACAATTTCCGCTATCTGGCAGGCGAAGGCCGTCCGCACATCACCCTCTGCGGACGCAACTCCGTGCAGATCCACGAGCACCACAGACCCGTTGACTTCCCGTCGCTCGCACAGCGTCTCAGCCCGCTCGGCAACGTGCGATTCAACAGCATGATGCTGCGTTTTCAGCACGGCGAATATACCCTGAGCGTTTTTGCAGACGGACGCACAGTGATCCAAGGCACTAGTGAAGTCCCCAGGGCACGCGCGCTCTACGCCCGCTTCATCGGCAGTTAA